cgtactactcatactaacatactactcatactaacgtactactcatactaacgtactactcatactaacgtactacttatactaacgtactactcatactaacgtactactcgtattaacatactactcatactaatgtactactcgtactaacgtactactcatactaacgtactactcatactaacgtactactcatactaacgtactactcatactaccgtactactaatactaacatactactcatactaacgtactactcatactaacgtactactcatactaccgtactactcatactaacatactactcatactaacgtactactcatactaacgtactactcatactaacgtactacttatactaacgtactactcatactaacgtactactcatactaacgtactactcatactaccgtactactaatactaacatactactcatactaacgtactactcgtactaacgtactactcatactaacgtactattcatcctAAGTTTGACACTAAATGAGTATGCAgggcgttcacattagataatatgaaaagactgagtacgcaagaaatacccggatatATATTATaaggggacatttttgaagtatgcacggtgggcacactaatcatactcaaccgccccatgatgcattgggagcggatggtaaaatggtcctgggaccggcttcaggCTAAAactcaaacatcctcttttcaaaataaaagcatctcttcttgtcctccattagtttttgtttaactcttttgtaaatacggctcttgttttgaagttaagaggaagtagcacaatggagggtctccaaaaatctctgcaagttttatggatcaaatgagcacatgtttattctacttggtcactttctcacttcaaatgttttcagaactttcaaaggtggagaatcaacagagcactcatcatcctaatcatacttatagtatatagtagagacagtatatactcaatgAGTTTGTAgagtatagtacgttagtgggacatttacaacacagccctAGTTTGAATTTTGGACTCATTACAattcaataatgaaaaaaacgtTATTAGTCCCCCATTGACAATAACATAGAgcaataactacaaaaactgtggataaaaatagtgcaaataaaCATGAATACAGAATGAAATAGGTCAGGTAAGATGAAATGGTACAAAATATAGAACTTAGTAAAATCTTTCTAACTTATTAATTGTATGTGATTGTAAATGGGATTGTATGCGCGGATGTTGATGTGTTGCGTGTCTTTTTATTTGTCGTACAATTTTAATACGACACTTTTGCTTACCGATTCTTATTCTCATATACAAAAAGTATTTTTGATCTCATACTAGATGGTGGGAGGGACAGTAGTGGCGACTGGGTGAAAAAGATTTTGCTACATCAGTGATGCAACCTCAGGAGGAGGAACTACCTCCAtcaaatctttattttatttaacgtGTTGGTCGTCGGGCGCAAATGCCTATGTGTCTCTCTTCCAGGTGAAGGAAGGAAAGTGAAGCTCCTCCAGCACTCCTCGTCCCCCTTACTCAGAGACTCCTTCCTTCACCAGCCTCATTCCTTGGAGCCAGTCACCGAGCCCCCACCGCAGGCCCTCCCGCTGAGGAAAACGCACTCTGACCTCGACACAGCTGCTACTAAAGGTGAGTACTACATGCTGCCTCGGGGTGTGTCCACACAAAGGAAGGCGCCAAAAGTCCTCAACGTCAGTGTTAACATATGTATTGAGTCATGTAATGGTTATTTCTCTGTTCACTATAGATAATAGTTCGGGGCAGCGTGTCCCTGACCACGTTCCCCGAGGCGCTATGGACCATTCTGGACTCTTATGCTCAAACAcgccctcctcctcctggaACGGCCCCAAGGGCTCCACCTTTTCCCCCGGAGCGTGGAATGAGTCTTACAACTATAGCATCAACAAAGGTCCGGCAGTTCCTCCAAAGCAGCACACCATCATTGGCGCCGCAGGGGGACGATTGCAGGAAGGGGTTATGGTGGTGAGCACTGGGCGTCCGTTGAGCTCCGGGGCTTTTCTTACAGACCACAATGGGAGAACGAACAGCGGCGAGTCAGGTTTTTCACCGGCAGCACAGATGACGGGGAAACGGAGCGAGACAGAAGGGGCGGCGGCAGATGGAGGTAAAGGAAGGGGGGTTGGCGAGGCGGGGCGAGGACGAGAGCGGTCAGCGAGGTCCATAGCAGCACAGAACGCCTTCAAGTTCCGGGAGCGCTCCCTCTCCACGCCCACGGATTCTGACTCGTTTTGTTTTGGGGAGGGATTGCCGGACTCTAACACCGGACACTCAAACAACAGGCTACAGGAACACCAACTGGAGCATCATAACTTTATGGGCGTAAGTGAGAACTACGCCCTGAACTATCCAAGAGGGAGCTCCGAAGACAGTGCCAGCACTGCGGATACAATCTCCATCACTGCATCCGACTACAGCACAGATGGTCGTCTGCGCTTACGCTCACGGTCCATCTCTCTGAAGAAGTCCAAGCGCAAACCCCCGCCTCCTGTTAGGAGCGTGTCCCTCATGAAGAACCTCGGAGAAGCAGAAGGGAGAATCCACCATGAAGGCGCTCTTTATCGCGACGGACGGCCAAAGAGCCTGCACATCCCCAGGGATCATTTCCCAGATTTCCAACCAGATTTTCTTTTGCCAAGTTCCTGTAAACCTAGTGTTCGTGAGCAAGTAGGAAATGATGGACCTCCAAGTTTGGAAATCCAAGGACCAGAAAGGGAGGAAGAGACGGGGCTTGCCATTCCCATGCACTGGCAGATAGGGGAATGGAAGAACAGTGATCCGTACAGGTTGGAAAATACCTTCTTTGATTCATTTAATCAAATGAGCGATTGGAGGTTTGACCATAATACAAAATGTTTGACAAAACTTAccattttttctctctccaGGTCTCTTTCAGGCTCCAGCACAGCCACGGGTACCACAGTCATTGAATGTATGAAAGTCCGAGGGAGTTCAGAGTCGCTTCTTGATTCTCCCTCCACCTCCAGAGCCGCCTCACCTGCACAACTCTCTATGGAGACTGAGGTCAAAGCATCGTCACCCTTCAAACCGCTAGGACTCATGTCTCCATCCAGTGGTTATTCCAGTCAGTCAGAGACTCCCACCTCAACGGTTCCTCTGAATCAGACAGGAACCACAGGGTGCAAGATGCGCCCCAaaatccctgagaggaaatcatcACTGCCTTCGCCCAAGGATCCAGCAGCAAGGACCAGGTTGTCCTTTGAGATGCCAGGGACTGCACATCTTGAGTTGTCATCGATCAAGCCGAAGCAGAAGGCCAGCAGGCGGCACTCTGACACCTCCACAGCAGCCAAGCCAGGGAAAACCAGCCCCAGTTCTTCGCAGGCTTTGCCTGTGTTTTCCCAGAATGAGCTGAAAACCATCCGGCTTCGCTCCGTGTCCCGTGGAGAGCATGACGACTGCCCCGATGGTGCTTCTGACACAATAGAGGAAGAACAGCATGGGCGAGAGCCATGTGAGGACCCTCCACCCACTCTACCAAAACCTAAACCACCTGTCGCTCTCAAGCCTCCCTTGCCCAAACGACCTGTAAACCTCCTCCTTAAGTCCCCCTCTCCTTCCTCGACCCACCCTCCTGCCCTCGACTCACCTCCTGCCTCGCCCATTGACCGGCCGGTGCCTGTAGGCAACATCTACAAGGTCATGAGGAAACCAAAACCGAAAAAGCCTCCACCGCAGCCCCCGACCAACATCAACACAGATTCTGTTTTCAGCACAAACCCACAGGAATACCTGTTCCTCCCTCTGTCCCACACAATGTTTGACCTCCCTCCTCTCCCAGACCCTGAACCCCTGCTGGAAGATCCAGTGATGCCTGAGTTTAACACTGACCTGGGTATGCTAGGCCCTGAGGACGGGGGCTCACTTCCATCCCCCTGCAGTAACCAGGAGGCCTTGGAGCTTCAGGACAAGAGCCGAACGTTACCTTCAAGGACTACTGTCTCCGGCTTGGCAGAAATGTCAGACAAGAAGAAACCCAAGGTGAGGACGACCCCCTCACTGCGACACTTGTTACTGAATGCTGGCAAACTAGGTGAAACTTTAATCTAATCCATTCCCATGCTCATCCAGGTTCCACCTCCAGTTCCCAAGAAGCCCAGCGTCCTGCTTCTACCCACCAACGTTCACTCCTCATCCAACGGCAGCACGGACCGTCAGACGCTGCAGGCCGACAGCCCTGGTGGCCTGTGGTCTCCAGGAGGAATGCTTCCATTGGAGGAGGTGTCAAGGATTCCAGACCCGCTGGAGCTGGAGGAGAACCATAACGGAGCGGATGAGGAGAGTTCCAAAGAGTCGTCTCTGCAGGAACCAGCACTGACGGAGCTGGAGGGGAGGATGGCGAGCACAGCGATGGTAGAAGGTAATACAATCAACAAAGTTACTGAAGGAAAAAACTTGTTCACTGGTCTTTTCTCTTCATGTGTTTGAGCCACTGCcccgccccccccacccacccagccCACCCCCAC
This window of the Gouania willdenowi chromosome 18, fGouWil2.1, whole genome shotgun sequence genome carries:
- the nhsl2 gene encoding NHS-like protein 2 isoform X1, producing the protein MPFCKRSVFPSRVCGPCAELLPDFCAARVRTLCALLRQLSDVSRLCVSVLEELQGEMLEVTRRSGALRRRVERLQARVPELLSGTPPLATGGPDTVRRSISIHGDGGGSSSIVGGGSSAAHFRSPWQQSVNVFGSWSRPECVEELHQQAQINLQSLLQDFEEQLCDTKLSGQTFRHPSSQSSDDTSTSLSRSPDNKRPDFIFLPASKQLYEDETSSSVFGLRSTLDPSPSPSPSPCASERPPLGSERPPVGWSSTNITATSAPPVAEKPRWQLGRRTLDATSGEGRKVKLLQHSSSPLLRDSFLHQPHSLEPVTEPPPQALPLRKTHSDLDTAATKDNSSGQRVPDHVPRGAMDHSGLLCSNTPSSSWNGPKGSTFSPGAWNESYNYSINKGPAVPPKQHTIIGAAGGRLQEGVMVVSTGRPLSSGAFLTDHNGRTNSGESGFSPAAQMTGKRSETEGAAADGGKGRGVGEAGRGRERSARSIAAQNAFKFRERSLSTPTDSDSFCFGEGLPDSNTGHSNNRLQEHQLEHHNFMGVSENYALNYPRGSSEDSASTADTISITASDYSTDGRLRLRSRSISLKKSKRKPPPPVRSVSLMKNLGEAEGRIHHEGALYRDGRPKSLHIPRDHFPDFQPDFLLPSSCKPSVREQVGNDGPPSLEIQGPEREEETGLAIPMHWQIGEWKNSDPYRSLSGSSTATGTTVIECMKVRGSSESLLDSPSTSRAASPAQLSMETEVKASSPFKPLGLMSPSSGYSSQSETPTSTVPLNQTGTTGCKMRPKIPERKSSLPSPKDPAARTRLSFEMPGTAHLELSSIKPKQKASRRHSDTSTAAKPGKTSPSSSQALPVFSQNELKTIRLRSVSRGEHDDCPDGASDTIEEEQHGREPCEDPPPTLPKPKPPVALKPPLPKRPVNLLLKSPSPSSTHPPALDSPPASPIDRPVPVGNIYKVMRKPKPKKPPPQPPTNINTDSVFSTNPQEYLFLPLSHTMFDLPPLPDPEPLLEDPVMPEFNTDLGMLGPEDGGSLPSPCSNQEALELQDKSRTLPSRTTVSGLAEMSDKKKPKVPPPVPKKPSVLLLPTNVHSSSNGSTDRQTLQADSPGGLWSPGGMLPLEEVSRIPDPLELEENHNGADEESSKESSLQEPALTELEGRMASTAMVEDELTANEKTVLHITEETDGTDFSGGASSTHTTEDLFTIIHRSKRKVLGRKEPTDSFGSRQNLVSPVKHSGGGGGDIRAMTLGSSQRSSSRNENFMALLQKKGSKSSSGGARVSAMELLKSTNPLVRRFNDFSSAAASLPGEGGEDTPGERQTQ
- the nhsl2 gene encoding NHS-like protein 2 isoform X2, with product MFWDRKNSMGNSQRRPKGRHRPKSATATGGPDTVRRSISIHGDGGGSSSIVGGGSSAAHFRSPWQQSVNVFGSWSRPECVEELHQQAQINLQSLLQDFEEQLCDTKLSGQTFRHPSSQSSDDTSTSLSRSPDNKRPDFIFLPASKQLYEDETSSSVFGLRSTLDPSPSPSPSPCASERPPLGSERPPVGWSSTNITATSAPPVAEKPRWQLGRRTLDATSGEGRKVKLLQHSSSPLLRDSFLHQPHSLEPVTEPPPQALPLRKTHSDLDTAATKDNSSGQRVPDHVPRGAMDHSGLLCSNTPSSSWNGPKGSTFSPGAWNESYNYSINKGPAVPPKQHTIIGAAGGRLQEGVMVVSTGRPLSSGAFLTDHNGRTNSGESGFSPAAQMTGKRSETEGAAADGGKGRGVGEAGRGRERSARSIAAQNAFKFRERSLSTPTDSDSFCFGEGLPDSNTGHSNNRLQEHQLEHHNFMGVSENYALNYPRGSSEDSASTADTISITASDYSTDGRLRLRSRSISLKKSKRKPPPPVRSVSLMKNLGEAEGRIHHEGALYRDGRPKSLHIPRDHFPDFQPDFLLPSSCKPSVREQVGNDGPPSLEIQGPEREEETGLAIPMHWQIGEWKNSDPYRSLSGSSTATGTTVIECMKVRGSSESLLDSPSTSRAASPAQLSMETEVKASSPFKPLGLMSPSSGYSSQSETPTSTVPLNQTGTTGCKMRPKIPERKSSLPSPKDPAARTRLSFEMPGTAHLELSSIKPKQKASRRHSDTSTAAKPGKTSPSSSQALPVFSQNELKTIRLRSVSRGEHDDCPDGASDTIEEEQHGREPCEDPPPTLPKPKPPVALKPPLPKRPVNLLLKSPSPSSTHPPALDSPPASPIDRPVPVGNIYKVMRKPKPKKPPPQPPTNINTDSVFSTNPQEYLFLPLSHTMFDLPPLPDPEPLLEDPVMPEFNTDLGMLGPEDGGSLPSPCSNQEALELQDKSRTLPSRTTVSGLAEMSDKKKPKVPPPVPKKPSVLLLPTNVHSSSNGSTDRQTLQADSPGGLWSPGGMLPLEEVSRIPDPLELEENHNGADEESSKESSLQEPALTELEGRMASTAMVEDELTANEKTVLHITEETDGTDFSGGASSTHTTEDLFTIIHRSKRKVLGRKEPTDSFGSRQNLVSPVKHSGGGGGDIRAMTLGSSQRSSSRNENFMALLQKKGSKSSSGGARVSAMELLKSTNPLVRRFNDFSSAAASLPGEGGEDTPGERQTQ